The following proteins are encoded in a genomic region of Flammeovirga pectinis:
- a CDS encoding TonB-dependent receptor translates to MSRLLLSFIVLFFLAQNVIAQSTTSVSGYIIDEDNLSLAGASVYFKGLENRGTISASDGKFLLVNLPAGDYQLHISYLGFETFEKNVELIEGQNLDLGNIILKGNFILGDEVVILGSTQRGQAKSLSQQKNSGNIINVISSDQVGKFPDANIGDAMKRVPGITMQYDMGEARFGLIRGTPAELSSVTINGERVPSAEGETRAVQLDLIPADMIQSIEVSKAVTPDMDADAIGGSANLVLRSAPVDTRISGTLGVGYNALSEEPVYNGGIVIGDRLFNDKLGIIVSGSYQNNQLGAHNYEAEWSKNEEKQNELYPEAFEIRKYDVQRVRQSVSANLDYKLGNNSKIFFTSMYNHRDDRENRFKLKYDDIEYDAESGTYTSKLKRETKGGTNGKPNDSRRLERQQAYNFTLGGDHLIKNLVKLTWSGTLAKASEERPNERYSVWEQKGVTIMNDPTDTRTPNINAYGAEYDYANFEFKEYTEEFQYTEEMDKNARLDLEIPLNESKNKSILKVGGRYRGKEKMRNNSFIEYDYADGFNGPQTLAETEMSNETPNNWMAGNYNVGNFQSKNQLGAYNFTNTSQFVGEDKPDEYLAGNYKANEHISAGYAMIKQSIGTEWLFIAGVRVENTRVNYTGNKVVFDENGEYDPSTSGITQGENNYTNILPSMHVRYNLSENSILRFAYTNTLARPRYYDLVPYQQINREDNEIAVGNPELKATVAQNFDLMFEHYMSNLGLVSGGVYYKSMSNFIYDFYERDVEVNGNVYDLYKQARNGDNAYLYGVEIAFQRQLDFLPGVLKNLSFYGNYTYSVSEMSGFDSENGEGRSETTPLPGTVPHTFNTSLSYGTDKLSVRVSFHYTSSYIDELGDEAFYDRYYDNQMFLDANASYFINDKFSVFAEANNLLNTPLRYYQGASDLTMQAEYYGPRYNLGLKFDLMK, encoded by the coding sequence ATGAGCAGACTATTACTTTCTTTTATAGTGCTATTTTTTTTAGCGCAAAATGTTATAGCACAGTCTACTACATCAGTATCTGGTTATATTATAGACGAAGATAACCTCTCTTTGGCTGGTGCTTCAGTTTATTTTAAAGGACTGGAAAACAGAGGAACTATTTCTGCATCAGACGGAAAGTTTTTACTTGTAAATTTACCTGCAGGAGACTATCAATTGCATATTTCTTACTTGGGTTTTGAGACTTTTGAGAAAAATGTGGAATTAATTGAAGGGCAGAATTTAGACCTTGGTAACATCATTTTAAAAGGGAATTTTATTTTAGGTGATGAGGTGGTTATCTTAGGGAGCACTCAAAGGGGGCAAGCAAAGTCTTTGTCACAACAAAAGAATAGTGGGAATATTATTAACGTGATCTCGTCAGATCAGGTAGGTAAGTTTCCGGATGCAAATATTGGTGATGCCATGAAACGTGTGCCCGGTATAACTATGCAATACGATATGGGTGAGGCACGCTTCGGCTTAATTAGAGGTACACCTGCGGAGCTTTCTTCTGTAACTATTAACGGAGAACGAGTTCCTTCTGCAGAAGGTGAAACGAGAGCTGTACAGCTTGATCTTATTCCTGCAGATATGATTCAATCTATTGAAGTATCTAAGGCAGTAACTCCAGATATGGATGCTGATGCAATTGGAGGTTCTGCAAATTTAGTTTTACGTTCTGCACCTGTAGATACACGTATATCAGGAACGTTAGGTGTTGGTTACAATGCTTTATCAGAAGAGCCTGTTTATAATGGAGGTATCGTAATTGGTGACCGTTTATTTAATGATAAGCTGGGAATTATTGTTTCTGGTTCGTATCAGAATAACCAATTAGGTGCACACAACTATGAAGCAGAATGGAGTAAAAATGAGGAGAAGCAAAACGAATTGTATCCAGAAGCTTTTGAAATTAGAAAGTATGATGTACAACGTGTTCGCCAGTCGGTTTCTGCTAATTTAGATTATAAATTAGGGAACAACTCAAAGATTTTCTTTACATCAATGTATAATCATAGAGATGATAGAGAAAACAGGTTCAAATTAAAATATGATGATATTGAGTATGATGCTGAGAGTGGAACTTATACATCAAAATTAAAAAGAGAAACGAAAGGTGGGACCAATGGCAAACCAAATGATTCAAGAAGATTGGAACGTCAACAAGCATACAATTTTACACTTGGCGGAGATCACCTAATTAAGAACCTAGTGAAGTTAACATGGTCGGGAACACTAGCAAAAGCATCAGAAGAAAGACCAAATGAACGCTATAGTGTTTGGGAGCAGAAAGGAGTAACGATCATGAATGATCCTACAGATACAAGAACACCAAACATTAATGCCTACGGTGCTGAATATGATTATGCAAACTTCGAATTTAAGGAATATACGGAGGAGTTTCAGTACACCGAAGAAATGGATAAAAATGCTCGTCTTGATTTAGAAATCCCATTAAATGAATCAAAAAATAAGAGTATTTTAAAAGTGGGTGGTCGTTATAGAGGAAAAGAAAAAATGCGTAACAACTCTTTTATAGAATACGATTATGCAGATGGTTTTAATGGACCTCAAACACTTGCAGAGACAGAAATGTCTAACGAGACACCAAACAATTGGATGGCTGGAAATTACAATGTGGGTAACTTTCAATCAAAGAATCAGTTAGGAGCCTACAATTTTACAAATACATCTCAGTTTGTTGGGGAAGATAAACCAGACGAATATTTGGCTGGAAATTATAAAGCTAACGAACATATTTCTGCCGGATATGCAATGATTAAACAATCTATCGGAACAGAATGGTTGTTTATTGCAGGAGTGAGAGTAGAAAATACGCGTGTTAATTATACTGGTAATAAAGTAGTATTTGATGAAAATGGAGAGTACGATCCGTCTACATCAGGAATTACCCAAGGCGAGAATAATTACACAAACATACTACCGAGTATGCATGTTCGATATAACTTATCAGAAAATTCTATTTTACGTTTTGCTTATACAAACACATTGGCTAGACCTAGATATTATGATCTAGTTCCTTATCAACAAATAAATAGAGAAGACAATGAGATTGCGGTAGGTAACCCAGAATTGAAGGCAACAGTGGCTCAGAATTTCGATTTAATGTTTGAGCATTACATGAGTAACCTTGGGCTAGTATCAGGTGGAGTGTATTACAAAAGCATGAGTAACTTTATCTATGATTTTTACGAAAGAGATGTAGAGGTAAATGGCAATGTTTATGATCTTTACAAACAAGCTAGAAATGGAGATAATGCTTATTTATATGGGGTGGAAATCGCTTTTCAGCGTCAGTTAGATTTCTTACCAGGAGTATTAAAGAACTTAAGTTTTTACGGTAATTATACATACAGTGTATCTGAAATGAGCGGTTTTGATAGTGAGAATGGTGAAGGAAGATCGGAAACTACACCATTGCCAGGAACAGTTCCACATACATTCAATACCTCTTTATCTTATGGAACAGACAAGCTATCGGTTAGAGTATCGTTCCACTA